A genomic region of Alphaproteobacteria bacterium contains the following coding sequences:
- a CDS encoding flagellar motor protein MotB has protein sequence MSNDNKPIIIKKVKKGGHGHHGGAWKVAYADFVTAMMAFFLLLWLLNATTEEQKRGIANYFDPVSASKSSQSGSGGMLGGASITSPTGSMSSQMSQMNVTAIDGLRPNSEGEEAQGESKTNIKENVKVSDKAPDKKIEATEDAIEKAHEKIEEERFKKAETELRQAIQDSPDLKELSDNLLIEQTPEGMRIQIIDKTKKEMFPLGSAEMFDYTQKLLEQVGIVMMKLPNQIEITGHTDAKPYKNKNNSNWELSSKRANASRRVLDNAGIEAKRIEVVSGKADKDLLVPDEPESPMNRRISLTLLKDSIVKQKKTSSTAVKHTEIPPKNEKSNAKMMIPF, from the coding sequence ATGTCCAACGATAATAAACCCATCATCATCAAAAAAGTTAAAAAAGGCGGACATGGACACCATGGCGGCGCTTGGAAAGTCGCTTATGCTGATTTTGTGACTGCAATGATGGCATTTTTTTTGTTACTTTGGCTTTTGAATGCTACAACAGAAGAACAAAAACGAGGGATTGCCAATTACTTTGACCCCGTTTCGGCATCAAAAAGTTCTCAAAGCGGCAGTGGTGGCATGCTTGGAGGGGCCAGCATTACGTCACCAACTGGCTCTATGAGTTCTCAAATGTCTCAAATGAATGTTACTGCCATTGATGGACTTAGACCTAATTCTGAAGGTGAAGAGGCCCAAGGAGAAAGTAAAACAAACATTAAAGAAAATGTTAAAGTTAGCGATAAAGCCCCTGATAAAAAAATAGAGGCAACTGAAGACGCTATCGAAAAAGCACATGAAAAAATTGAAGAAGAACGTTTTAAAAAAGCCGAAACAGAACTTCGTCAAGCGATTCAGGATTCCCCCGATTTGAAAGAATTGTCCGACAATCTTCTTATTGAACAAACCCCCGAAGGGATGCGCATCCAAATCATTGATAAAACTAAAAAAGAGATGTTTCCATTGGGTAGCGCTGAAATGTTCGATTATACTCAAAAATTATTAGAACAAGTTGGCATAGTTATGATGAAACTTCCCAATCAAATTGAAATAACAGGACATACTGACGCAAAACCTTATAAAAACAAAAATAATTCAAACTGGGAACTTTCTTCAAAACGTGCTAATGCCAGCCGTCGTGTTCTTGATAATGCTGGTATTGAAGCAAAACGTATCGAAGTTGTTTCTGGAAAAGCTGACAAAGATTTGCTCGTACCCGACGAACCTGAATCACCCATGAATAGACGCATTTCGCTAACACTTTTAAAAGATTCTATTGTTAAACAGAAAAAAACATCGAGTACCGCCGTAAAACATACTGAAATACCACCAAAAAATGAAAAAAGTAATGCTAAGATGATGATTCCATTTTAG